CCATTTAGAAAACCATAAATATAGTTTTACGCCAAAACCAAATGAAGGTGCTAAATACCCAAAACACGAAAACAAAGAATGTTTCGGTTACGATTTATCTTCAGAAAAAAAATTAGATCAACTGAGTTTAAAATGGTTAATTGAGTTTTACAATGCTCATAAAGAGCATTCAAAAGAAAAAGTGTTTTTTACTTCTTTCTTTACAAAATTAGCTGGAACTAAACTATTACAAGAACAAATAGAAAATGGCTTATCTGAAGAAGAAATCAGAACAACCTGGCAAAAAGATTTGGAAGAATTTAAAAAAGTAAGAGCTAAATATTTACTTTACGAGTAATAGAAAAACCTTGAGCTTTCATCCATTCATCTGAATAAATTTTATCCATATAACGAATTCCGTGATCTGGAAGGATGACAACTACAAAACTATCCGATTTAAACATTCCTTTTTCGGCATATTGCTGTGTTGCTTGAATTACCGCTCCTGAAGTATAACCACATAATAAACCTTCGGAACGAACTAATTCTCTGGCAGCTAAAGCAGCATCTTCATCGGTTACTTTTTCGTAAATATCAATAATATCAAAATCTGTTGAAGTAGGAATTAAATTCTTACCTAAGCCTTCTATTTTGTATGGTGAAATTTCGTTTGGATCAAACTCTTTTGTTTCGTGAAATTTTTTAATTGCAGAACCAACAGCATCTACTCCTAAAATTTTTATATCAGGATTTTGTTCCTTCAAAAACCTTCCTGTTCCAGAAATAGTTCCTCCAGTTCCACTAGCAGCAACCAAGTGAGTAATTTTACCTTCTGTTTGTTTCCAAATTTCTGGTCCAGTAGTCGCATAATGAGCTTCTATATTTAACTCATTAAAATATTGATTGATGTAAATTGAGTTTGGAGTCTCTTTATGAATTCGTTTTGCTGTTTCATAATAAGATCTTGGATCATCTGCTGCCACATTAGCCGGACAAACATGAACCTCTGCTCCCATTGTTTTTAAAACATCAATCTTATTTTTTGAAGATTTATCGCTTACAGCCAAAATACAACGATAGCCTTTTACTAAACTAATCATAGCCAAGCTAAATCCTGTATTTCCTGAAGTAGTTTCTACAATAGTATCGCCAGGAGTTAAAATACCTTTCTTTTCAGCATTTTCGATAATATGAAGTGCAATTCTATCTTTTGCTGATTGTCCTGGGTTAAAAGATTCTAATTTCGCAAAAAACTCTCCCTGTAAATCTTTAGTAATACTATGTAATTTAACTATTGGGGTTTCTCCTACTAAATCTAAAACCGAATTTACTATTGCTTTATTCCTATCCATTCTATATATAAAGAAACGTTATTGCAAAATTGAGTCATCTAGTTGTAATTGAGATGTTTGTTTTACAATAACGTTTACACTTACTCAATCGAGCGCAAAAATATAATTATTTTTCTAACTTGTCTTCTAATGCTAATAAGAAAGTGTATTCTCTAGCTGTTTCTTTCAATGAATCGAACCTACCAGAAGCACCCCCATGACCTGCTTCCATGTTTGTATGTAAAAACAGTAAGTTATGATCTGTTTTCACTTCTCTTAGTTTAGCTACCCATTTCGCTGGTTCCCAATACTGTACCTGACTATCGTGTAATCCTGTAGTCACTAACATATTTGGATATGATTTCGATTCTACTTGATCGTAAGGTGAATATGATTTAATGTAATCATAATATTGCTTGTCATTTGGATTTCCCCATTCGTCATATTCTCCTGTCGTTAATGGAATACTATCATCTAACATTGTAGAAATTACATCAACAAAAGGTACAGCAGCTATAATTCCATTATATAATTCAGGATTTGTATTCACTACAGCTCCCATTAATAAACCTCCTGCAGAACCTCCCATAGCATACAAATGCTTTGAAGAAGTATAACCGTTATCAATTAAATATTTAGAACAATCGACAAAATCGTTAAATGTATTCTTCTTATTCAACATTTTTCCATCTTCATACCATTCTCTTCCTAAATATTGACTTCCTCTAATATGTGCTAAAGCGAAAATAAAACCACGATCTAACAGACTTAAACGTGTCGTTGAAAATCCATCAGAAACCGTATATCCGTAAGAACCATATGCATATTGTAATACCGGAGTGTTCTCGTCTATCTTAGTATCTTTTCTGTAAACAATAGAAAGTGCAACTTTTTTACCATCTCTGGCTGTCACCCATAAACGCTTACTTGTATAATTATTCTTATCAAACTTTCCACCTAAAACTTCTTGTTCTTTTTTGATTTCTTTAGATTGATCTTTCATATTGAAATCAATCACAGAACTTGGAGTGGTCATTGAGTTATACGAATAACGAATTACATCTGTATCAAATTCAGGATTTGAATATACACCTGCTGAATACGTTTCTTCATCAAAAGGCAAATAGTAATCCTCTGCTCCATCCCAACGTTTTATTCTAATTTTAAATAATCCATTATTTCTTTCTTCTAAAACTAAATAGTCTTTAAAAATTGAAAAATCTTCTAAAAACGTATCTTCTCTATGCGGAATAACATCTACCCAATTTTCTTTAGTAGTATTATTTTCTGGAGTTTTCATAACCTTAAAGTTAGTTGCTCCATCAATATTTGTCTTGATATAGAAATGATCTTCATAATGAGCAATATCATATTCTAAATCACGCTCACGTGGCTGAATTAAACGAAACTCACCATTTGGATTATCAGCTTCTAAAACTTGGTATTCGCTAGAAACTGTACTGTAAGAACCTATAACTAAATATTTTCTCGACTTTGTTTTAGTTACAAAAGTTCCGAACGTTTCATCTTTTTCTTCAAAAACCAAAACATCTTCAGAAGTATCTGTTCCTAAAACATGTTTATAAATTTTAGAACTTCGTAATGTTACAGGATCTTTCTTTGTGTAGAATAATGTTTTATTATCATTAGCCCAAACACTTCCTCCTGTTGTATTTTCTATTTTATCACTATAAACTTCACCTGTTTTAAGGTTCTTAATTTTGATAAAATACTGTCGTCTACTTACTGTATCCGTTGCATAAGCAACTAAAGTATTATCTGGAGACACATTTAACCCGCCTAGTTGAATATAATCATGTCCTTCTGCCTCTTTATTAACATCGAACATTATCTCTTCTTCAGCTTCTAAATTACCTTTCTTTCGAGAGTAAATAGGATATTGTTGTCCCTTTTCATATCTAGTAATGTAGAAATATCCATTCTTTTTATAAGGAACCGACTCATCGTCTTCCTTAATTCTTCCTTTCATCTCTTCAAATAAAGATTCCTGAAAGTTATTTGTATGGCCCATTACCTTATCAAAATAGGTGTTTTCAGCTTCTAAATAATCGTAAACTTTTTGAGTTTGTTCGTCTTTTTTTTCTGCGTTCTTTTGTTCATCTGTTAAACGCATCCAGAAATAGTTATCAATTCTTACATCACCATGTTTCTCTAACTTTTCTGGATTTTTATCAGCTACAGGTGGTTTTATATTATTCTCCATCTTTCCTTTTTTGCAGAATGCAAAAGTAACACTTAAAGCAATACTTAAAACAAGTTTTTTTCTCATTTCGCTAATTTTTAGTTTAGTATTGTAGTAATTTTGTAGTTGAATTTTATTAAAATACAATAAGATATGTTCGGAGATTTATCTGGAATGATGGATAAGCTTAAACAAGCACAACAAAAAGTTGAGGAAACTAAACAACGTTTAAACACTGTATTAATTGATGAAAGCGGTGCTGACGGTAAAATTAAAGTTACTATTACTGCTAACAGAGAAATTAGAGCAATTAGTGTTGATGATACTTTGTTACAAGATGCTGAAGAATTAGAAGATTATTTAGTGTTAACTTTAAACAAAGCTTTAAAAAGAGCAGGAGAAATAAATGAGCAAGAAATGGCTGTAGCTGCTAAAAGCGGAATGCCAAATATTCCAGGTATGGATATGTTCAAATAACCGTTTAGATGAATTTAAATCAAATTACTGTTCCTTCTTTAGATTTAACAAAATCAATTCCTTTTTATGAGCAATTAGGTTTAAAGCTAATTGTTGAAGCACTTCCACATTATGCTCGATTTGAATGCCCAGATGGAAATGCTACTTTTTCAATTCATTTGGTTGAAGAATTGCCTGTTGGAGATGGAATTTATGTCTATTTTGAATGCAAAGATTTAGATACTCAAGTTAAAATTCTTAAAGAAAAAGGAATCGTATTTGATCAAGATCCTGTAGACCAAACTTGGCTTTGGCGTGAAGCTAGGTTAAGAGATTTAGATGGGAATAAAATCATTTTATTTTTCGGTGGAGACAATAGATTAAATCCGCCTTGGAGAATTAAATAAGTATGCAAGACATAAAAGACAATAAAAAGGCAGAAGATTACATGTTGCCTTGTTTAAACAAGAAGATGTTTGGAATTGATTGCCCAGGCTGTGGTTTTCAAAGATCTACTGTTTTAGTTGCTAAAGGTGAATTTAAAAAAGCCTTTAATTTATTTCCGGCGATTTACACTTCTGTTTTCTTTATTTTAGCCATCGGTTTACATTTTTTTCTTAAAAAGAAAATCACAGCAAAAATACTGCTTGTTATTGCCATAATTAATGTTTTAACCTTAATTATAGCTTACCTGATAAAAATGAATAAATTATTTTTAAATTAAATATACTTTAAAACATGTTCGAATTTGAAGAAAGAAAACTACCAAATGCCACTACTGTATTAGTTCTTGGTATTCTATCTATATTAGCTTGTTGTTGCTATGGTGTTCCAGGAATTTTATTAGGAGTTGTAGCCTTAATTTTACACAAAAAAGATAAAGATTTGTATTTATCTAATCCTAATGTTTACACAAACTACTCTAATTTAAATACAGGATTTATATTATCAATTGTAGGAATTATACTAAGTGTTATTTTTATAATGATGATTTTTTGGGCAATTTCTATGATTGGTTGGGATGCATTACAAGACCCTGAATTATTAAGAGAACGAATGGAGGAATTAGAGCAAATGCAATAAAAATAGCTTTTAAAATACTCAAAGTTTAAAAGGAATTACGATTTCACTTTTAACAACATGAAAAGCAGACTTTTATAAAAGTCTGCTTTTCGTTAATAAAAAACCTTTAAAAAGTAACTTCTTATTTTATTATTATTCTATTTTCGCCAGCTTTAGTTTAAGTTACGGGGAATAAATAATGAACGAAAAAAACTGGTTACACTACTACAAAAACAGCTTAACAGATAGTGAGAATTTAGCAGTAGATATTGCTAAAATTAAAAATTTATACCATCAAAATAATTCTGATCTCAGCAATGGCTTTATCAACAATAAACAAGCCGAAGCATTAATAGACGCAGAAGAAAGAAGAATTAATAGATTGCGTGGTATCTTAAAAAAAGACAGTAGCAACTGGCACGAAATTGATAAAACTAAAATTTTAATTGCTCCTTTTCATTTAGAATATCAAACGGATAACCCGAAATTCAAACAAAAATTAATTCATCCTTTTTGGATTTATGCTACAGTAAATCGACTAGGACAATTATCTGCTCCTAAAGATATTTTCCCACTAATTGTTCGTAATTACATGACACCAATGGCAGATGTAAAAAACGATTTCATTTTCACTTCTATCGACACAGTTTTAGATGCTAAAGAAATTGAACCTCCAATGCCAGAATATGAAGACGAAGTGGTTCCTTGGAATGAATACTGGGACTATATTAATGAGGTTTTTAATGCTATTACTTACAAAAACTTATACCAATATAGAGCTGAAAAATATACTACACAGTTTAAGTTAACTTACTTTTCTGTAAGTTCTAAAATATCTACAGCAAAAAGTATATTATTTTTATACGAGAACTTATTAAATTATGATGAAGAGTTACCATTACTCTCTAAAATAATTACTCCTGAACAAGTTGTAAAAAGAGATGCCATTACAGATCATGATTTTTTAAACTTCAATCACCTACATTTAGGTCAAATGTCAGATAGTTTTCCTCTATCTGTAAGCCAACGTAAAACTTTATTATCCTATTTATCTGCTGAAGAAAGTTCTGTTACCGCAGTTAATGGACCTCCAGGAACTGGAAAAACAACTTTATTACAAAGTTTGGTAGCTACAGAAGTAGTTAGAAGTGCTATTATTGGCGAAGAACCTCCAATTGTTTTAGCATGTTCAAATAACAATCAAGCTGTAACAAATATTATAGATAGTTTTATTAACTCTGAAAGTAGCTTAACAGAATTATCAAAAAGATGGATTCCAAACTTTAAAGGTTATGCCACTTATTTACCTTCAAATGGAAAGAATGAAAAGTATTTAGGAGATATTAATTTCTTAAAAGGTAATTTATTCGGACATGAGGGAACTTTATGTAATCTTGAAAATGAAGAATATTTAGAAGATGCAGAATATAATTTCTTAACCGAATACTGTAATTATTTTAATGTACAGAGCAATTCTATAGAAGATGCCATTGATCATATTCAAGATGAAATTTTAATTATTGAAGAACAATTGATTGACAGTGTCGATTTTCCTAGAAATCATATAAAGTCAATTAATTTCATTAATAAAACACTACTAAACGAAGAAGATCATGTTACTCGAGAAAACTTCAATATAGGTAAACTTACCGCTTGGAGAACGACTTTAAGTTCTTTAAAGGCTAGCTATAAAAAAACTGATTTTCTTCCTTTAGTAAAAGAATACTTTAAAGTTAATAGTGAAGAACTTAAAGAACCTAAAGAGTGGGTTTTTAAAATAGGTGAAAGCACAATTAACGATAAAGAAAAAACGAATACATATCTAAAAGAGCTTATCAATCATTTGAACATCGCGCTTCAAACCAATTTAAAATTGAAAAGTTGGAGAAAGCAAATGAATATTGAAAGCTTCCCTATTTTGAAGGAAGAAGAGTTATGGGCTTCTGAATTTGAAAAATTAAATTCGAAAAATACTACTCCTCGTTTTTACTATGATGAACTAGACGTTTCTTTACGCCACAAAGCTTTTTTATTAGCAACACATTACTGGGAAGGGAGATGGTTATTAGCAACAAGAGAAGCTTTAGAAGAAGATACTGAAAGAGGAACAGGAGAACAAGCCATTATGTTAAAATGGAAACGTAGAGCCATGTTAACACCTTGTTTTGTGGCAACGTTTTACATGGCACCAAGTCACTTTTTATATAGCCAATATCAAGGAGAAAATGAAAATGGAAAACCTATTTTTGAATATTTTCCGCTGTATAATTTTATCGATTTATTAATTATTGATGAGGCCGGGCAAGTTACTCCGGAAGTAAGTATTCCTGTTTTTGCGATAGCTAAAAAAGCTTTTGTTGTTGGTGATTTAAAACAAATTGAACCTATTTGGTCTATTCCTTCTAGAATTGATAAAGGAAATTTATCTAGCTTAAATATCATTCAGCAAGAACAAGACATGTATTCTTTAGAAAATTCAGGTTTTTTAGCTTCCAATGGATGCATTATGAAAATGGCTCAAAACTCTTGTGAGTATGAAACACCAATTAATAATACCAAAGAACAAGGTTTAATTCTTTTAGAACATAGAAGGTGTAACGATGAAATTATTGATTTCTGTAACGAATTAGCTTATGGTGGTATTTTAAAACCCATGAAAGGTAAAGCTAGAGAAGGACAAGCTTTTCCTTCGATGATGGCATATCACATTAACGGCGTAAGTGAACGTAAATACAATAGCCGACAAAATATACAGGAAGTAAAAGCTATTATTACTTGGTTACAACAAAATAAAGAAAAAATACAAGATGCTTACAATGTAGATCATATTGAAGAAGTTTTAGGAATTATCACTCCATTTGCAAGTCAAAAAGGAGAATTATCTAAAGCTTTAATTGAAGCTGGTTTTAAAGTTAGCAATATTAAACTAGGAACAGTGCACGCATTACAAGGTGCAGAAAGAAGTATTATTTTATTTAGTTCTGTATACACTAATGAAGATGAAGGTACTATGTTCTTTGAAAAAGATAATAAGCCGAATATGCTAAATGTTTCTGTTTCTAGAGCAAAAGATAGTTTTATTTTATTTGGAGATACTAGAATTTTTGACGAAACAAAAAACACTCCTTCAGGAGTTTTGAAGAAACATTTGAATATTTATGAAATGGCAACTTAATTGAATTGTAAATTAGCTGTTATCAACCAATAAGTTTAGTTATAAAAATAAAAGATCTGGAAAATATTTTCCGGATCTTTTATTTTTATATTGATGTTATCCTCTTTATTTATTACAAAAAATACTACTATCTTTTTTTGAAAAGCTTTTTAAAATTAAATAATAACTTCCGTCTAATTTTAACTTTAAATAATAAGTAGCATAAGGTTTCTTTTTCAAGAAAATTGTATCATTATTATAAGTCCAACCGTATCTTTTTTCAAAAGTAATTACATCTTTTAAATGCATACCTCCACAATACTTCCAATTTTTTTCATCTTCCATTATTTGTTTATTATTCTTACAATTAAGAATTAAAAACAACAGGAATATAAAAGTTATAGACTTATAGATTAACTTAGTTGTCAAACTCTAAAATTGTTTTCTTAATAATAGAAATACAATCTCTAAGTTCTTCTTCATTCATTACTAATGGTGGTGCAAAACGAATAATATTTCCGTGAGTTGGCTTTGCTAACAATCCGTTATCTCGTAATCTCATACATATATTCCAAGCCGTTTCACTCTCTTCAGAATCGTTAATTACAATCGCATTTAACAATCCTTTTCCTCTAACTAAAGTAACTAATTCAGTCTCTTCAACTAATTTACCTATCTCTTCTCTAAAGATTTTCCCTAATCGATCTGCGTTTTCAGCTAGTTTCTCTTCTTTTACTACATCTAAAGCAGCAATAGCAACTGCTGCTGCAATAGGATTTCCTCCAAAAGTAGAACCATGGTTTCCAGGACGAATTACATTCATAATTTCGTCATTTGCTAATACAGCAGATACAGGATAAGCTCCTCCACTTAATGCTTTTCCTAAGATTAAAATATCTGGTTTTACATCTGGAGTTCCAGAACAATTTTTATCTTCACAAGAACAATTTCCACAAGTAGCTAATAAACGACCAGTTCTAGCAATTCCTGTTTGTACTTCATCTGCAATAAATAACACATTATACTTTTCACATAATGCTTTTGCTGCTGCTAAATATCCTTCAGAAGGAACATAAACTCCAGCTTCACCTTGAATTGGTTCAGCCATAAACCCAGCTACATTTTTATTATTTGCTAATGCTTCTTCTAAAGCTTGTAAATTATCGTATTCAATTTTGATGAAACCATTTGTAAAAGGACCAAAGTTTTTACGAGCAACAGGATCGTTTGAAAATGAAATTATTGTTGTAGTTCTTCCATGGAAGTTGTTTTTACATACAATAATTTCAGCTTCATTTTCATCAATTCCTTTCACTTCATAAGCCCATTTTCTACATATTTTCAATGCAGTCTCAACAGCTTCTGCTCCGGTATTCATTGGTAACAACTTGTCAAAACCAAAATATTCTGTGGCATATTTCTCATATTGCCCTAACATATCATTGTAAAAAGCTCTAGACGTTAATGTTAACGTTTTAGCTTGTTCAACCATTGCATTCACAATTTTAGGGTGACAATGTCCTTGATTTACGGCAGAATAAGCAGATAAGAAATCATAATATTTTTTTCCTTCTACATCCCAAACATACACCCCTTCACCTTTACTTAAAACTACTGGTAACGGATGGTAATTGTGAGCTCCATACTTGTTTTCTAAATCGATTGCTTGCTGTGACGTTAATTTTTCTAAAACAGCCATTTCTTTAATTTTAAAAATTTATAAAATAACCATTCCTACTGTACCTTTATTCTTTCGAAGAAGTTCGAAAAAGCAGCGTGGGAGAGAAATCATCCCTAAGAGAGCTGCAATTTAAAAAGATTACAAAAATTACTAAAGAATTCGTGCTTATTTTTTTAAAACTCCATCTTCTATTTATTTAACAAAGTGACTTTTAGTATCATCTTAGGTCTAATTAATTGTATTAACAAAAAATCAACTGAAGAAAATGGAACAAATTTTAAAAACATTTAATGACATTACAGGATCTTTTGGTGGTCCTTTAAGCGCTGTAATTATTATTATTCTTGGATGGTTAATTGCAGGAACAATTAAAAACTTAATTAAACGCGCTTTCTCTAAAACACAAATCGATAAAAAATTAAGCAATGACAATATTAATTTAGGAAACCTAATTAGTAAACTTGTATACTACTTAATTATGATACTAGTTTTTATGTTAGCACTAGAAAAATTAGGCATGACTAGTGTACTTGAACCTGTGAAAGACTTGCTAAATGGTTTTACTAATTTTATCCCTAATATTATAGGTGCTTCCTTGGTTGCTTACATTGGATATATGCTAGCAACAATTGTTTCTGAATTAGTGGAATTATCTGGTGAAACTATTCAAAAATTCACTCCTAAACTACGATTACCTGAAAATATTAATTTAGTACATATCTTAAAGAAAATCGTTTTTATTTTTATTTTCATCCCTCTATTAATTGTGGCTTTAAATATTTTAAATTTTGAAGCTATTTCTGCACCAGCTAGTGATATGCTACAAAGCTTTTTTGAAGCAATTCCTAAAGTATTAGTAGCCACCTTAATTATGATTGTTTTCGTAGTTGGTGGTAAATATTTAAGTGAACTACTTAGCGATTTACTTGGAAGTTTAAATATTAACGAGTTTATGCAGAAAGCTGGTTTAACTTCATTAACTGGAAAAACAAACGTAGAAAAACTAATTGCAAATATTGTATATGCTTTTATTATTTTATTTGGGTTAATGACTGCGATTGATAAGTTAGAGTTCACTAAACTTTCTGAAATGATGGGAACAATTGTAGAACTTGGAGGTAATATTCTTTTTGGGTTATTAATTTTAGCTGTAGGAAATTGGATAGCAAACTTAGCTTCAAAAAACTTTTTAAAGTCAGATGATAATCCATTTATAGCAAATATCATTCGTATTGCTGTTTTAGCTATTTTCTTAGCTATCGGTCTGCGAAGAATGGGAATTGCAGATGATATCATAAATTTAGCTTTTGGTATTACTTTAGGAGCTGTTGCTTTAACAGTTGTATTATCATTTGGTTTGGGCGGACGAGAAGCTGCAGGTAAACAAATGGAAAAAATCTTAGATAAATTCAATAAAAAATAATTCAATTTATATAATAAACAGATCAAAAAACACAGATTAAGATAAATTTCTTATCTGTGTTTTTTTATTCTCTTTTTAAAGATAAGAGTAAAAGTTCTAGTCTTTTTATCTCTCTTAATAAAGCGTTTTTATCCATTTGCATCCAAGCAAATATCTTTAACATACTTACGCCTAATAAAAATATTATTGCTCCCGAAGCCCACTTTATTAGTTCTTTAGCTTCTGAAGCTTCAAAAAATTGAACAAGACAGAATATAAAAAATCCAAAAAAGATTAATGTAATCATATTCATGGCTACTAAAATCCACTTATTTTTCCCTTTGAATAAACCAAATACCATCTGCCACATGGTTTGCTCTTCTAGTTCTTGATAAAAAACAGCTTCTTCTTCTGTTAATGTTTCTTTGATCAATTTATCAATATCTTCAGTAAATTTCATAATGTATTATTTTATTGTATTCTTTAATTTTTCTCTTGCATGAAATAATCTAGATTTCACAGTACCTACCGAAACTTTTAATAATTCACTTATTTCAGTTAATGATCTTTCTTCAACGTAAAAAAGACGAATCACTTGCTGATGTGCAATTGTTAATTCTTTTATTGCTCTACTTAATTTATCTTTCTTTTCATGTATCGATTCTTGGAGTTCTTCTTCTATTTCAGCTTCTCTATACAACATGACATGCCTCGTTTGCCTTTGTTTTTTCCTTAGATAATCTAAAGCTTTCCTTTTTACGATTTGTATCGCCCAACTTTTAAACTTGTTCGCATCTTCTAAAGTATTTAGCTTATTTATTATAGTTACCCAACTTTCTTGAGCTATATCTTTAGCCACAAACGAACTATTTACATACGAGAAAGCGATTTTACAAAAAGACTGATGCCATTTTTTTACCAAGAACACAAGTGCTCTTTTTTCCCCTTTCAAATACGCTTTAACAAGATCTTCATCTGTATGTAGAATTTTATTTTTCATAAGTTGTATTCACTTACATGACGTTTAATTTTACAAAAGGTTCATTTTAATATAAATTAATATTCGAAACCAATCTTAATAAGAGATATCTTTTCTAATTTTGCAATCCTTTAAATCAATATAAAGATGCCAAGAAGAGAACGTAACAAGTTTGTTAAAAGAGGAGAAATTATTGAAATTCTTATTGAAGATTATGCCTTTGGAGGAAAAGGTATAGGACGTATTCGTAACGAACACGGAGAATTTGTAGTTTTTGTTCCCAATACTTTACCAGGACAAACAGTAAAAGCTAGAGTTGCGAAATCTCAGAAAAAATACGCTGAATGTAAATTAATTGATGTTTTAAAAGCTTCTGAAGATGAAATTTCTTCAAATTATCAAGAAGTTCCAGGCGCACCTTACATTCAACTTCCTATAGAAAAACAACACGAGTACAAATACACAAGTACCATGTCGTTATTCAAAAAAATAGGAAAAATTGAAAATATTGAAGATTACTTTGATGAATTTGTGAGTTCGCCAAACGTATTTCATTATAGAAATAAAATGGAATATAGTTTTTCTGCTATTGGTTACGATCGTGAACAAAAAACAGATGTTGATGAATTTACATTAGGTTTTAAGAGACGTGGTGTTTGGTGGATGGGTGAAAACCTAGATAAAGATAGCGGACTTTTTGATGCCGACTTTGAAAATAGTTTAAAAACAATACGAACTTTCTGTGAAGAAACAGGTTTAGCTCCTTGGCATGGACCAAAAAAAGAAGGTTTTTTCAGATATTTTGTAGTACGAAAATCATACAAAACAAACGAGTTGTTATGCAATCTTGTCACTACTTCTAAAGATTTAGATAAATTTAGTTTCCCAAAGTTTATAGCGCTTTTACAAGAATTGTTTGGTGATCGATTAGCTGGTTTATTGCATACTATAAATGATGAAACTGGAGATAGAACAATTGCTACTTCTGGAAGTATTGATTTGGTATATGGTAAAGATAAAATTGTAGAAGAATTACTTGGATT
This genomic stretch from Tenacibaculum jejuense harbors:
- the rlmD gene encoding 23S rRNA (uracil(1939)-C(5))-methyltransferase RlmD, whose protein sequence is MPRRERNKFVKRGEIIEILIEDYAFGGKGIGRIRNEHGEFVVFVPNTLPGQTVKARVAKSQKKYAECKLIDVLKASEDEISSNYQEVPGAPYIQLPIEKQHEYKYTSTMSLFKKIGKIENIEDYFDEFVSSPNVFHYRNKMEYSFSAIGYDREQKTDVDEFTLGFKRRGVWWMGENLDKDSGLFDADFENSLKTIRTFCEETGLAPWHGPKKEGFFRYFVVRKSYKTNELLCNLVTTSKDLDKFSFPKFIALLQELFGDRLAGLLHTINDETGDRTIATSGSIDLVYGKDKIVEELLGLNFEISMKSFFQTNPKSAEKLYNKVVDYALENKEAVDNTIVMDLFCGTGTIGQILASRSENAKIVGVDIVASAIEDARENAKRNHIEGVEFYAADVGKFLLEQPQFKNKIKTIILDPARAGIAPKTLKKIINLNADRMVYVSCNPATQARDTEQLQEAGYAIKKISLVDQFPHTAHIETVVLFEK